In Scleropages formosus chromosome 20, fSclFor1.1, whole genome shotgun sequence, a single window of DNA contains:
- the zdhhc4 gene encoding palmitoyltransferase ZDHHC4, whose translation MMMDFLSLFALYVLCVLTCMALVCRWSHGAQTPLEKSVTFVSQRFSSCAPRWLQRLFYKFLHRLFHQRTRLFLYLHLLLECAVYAEFAYEVFGYCREMDTQLSSLIVPYVLLAVQSCFFYLCCYRDPGTVTKDNHASQVRVYLYDRRLFQPGVSCSTCLLVKPARSKHCRVCNRCVQRFDHHCVWVNNCIGAQNYRYFLLYLLLTCAMAGDIAVLTADMLFHVVLQADLLHARYIDHNGEQQPAGPRFIIQHLFLTFPRIVFMLGFLVFVFVLLAGYALFHLYLAVVNQTSNEWYKGRAWGCEHCYGIAGHQCSLSSVTASSFYNRGILRNLWEIFHPFTASVKKNK comes from the exons ATGATGATGGACTTCCTGTCGCTGTTCGCCCTCTACGTGCTCTGCGTGCTCACCTGCATGGCTCTGGTGTGCCGGTGGTCCCACGGCGCGCAGACCCCGCTGGAGAAGAGTGTTACCTTCGTCTCCCAG AGATTCTCATCTTGTGCTCCCCGATGGCTTCAGAGGCTCTTCTACAAGTTTCTACACCGCCTGTTTCATCAAAG GACCAGACTGTTCCTGTACCTGCACCTGCTGTTGGAGTGTGCAGTATATGCAGAGTTTGCATATGAGGTGTTTGGCTACTGCAGGGAGATGGACACTCAGCTGTCCAGCCTTATTGTGCCTTATGTGCTACTTGCTGTTCAGTCCTGCTTCTTCTATCTGTGCTGCTACAGAGACCCTG GTACAGTTACAAAAGACAACCATGCCTCACAGGTTCGGGTGTATCTGTATGACAGGAGGCTCTTCCAGCCGGGGGTCAGCTGTTCAACGTGTCTGCTGGTGAAACCTGCAAGGTCTAAGCACTGCC GCGTATGCAACAGATGCGTTCAACGATTCGACCATCACTGTGTCTGGGTTAACAACTGCATTGGAGCCCAGAACTACAGATACTTCCTTTTGTATCTGCTGCTTACCTGTGCTATGGCAGGAGACATCGCAGTACTCACAGCAGACATGCTGTTTCACGTTGTGCTGCAAGCAGACCTCCTGCACGCTCGCTACATCGACCACAATGGGGAGCAGCAGCCAGCTGGGCCACGCTTCATTATTCAG CACCTCTTCTTGACGTTTCCCAGGATTGTCTTCATGCTCGGCTTCCTTGTTTTCGTCTTCGTGCTGCTGGCTGGATATGCCTTGTTCCACTTGTACTTAGCTGTGGTTAACCAGACATCCAATGAATGGTACAAGGGCAGAGCTTGGGGCTGTGAGCACTGTTATGGCATAGCTGGGCACCAGTGCTCCCTATCATCTGTTACAGCCAGCAGCTTCTATAATAGAGGCATCCTCAGGAACCTGTGGGAGATCTTTCACCCATTCACTGCCagtgtgaagaaaaataaatag
- the e4f1 gene encoding transcription factor E4F1 yields MSAESANTAEAASEPAVPAGSIIAIHTMLGDEDDDDVHRCGRCQAEFTSLEAFIQHKLQNSCQRAQELLTLPLSREDTQEVELSEVNSVSVDGIEETKFSSEKAECLQKTDQQKEIAVYPERRRRKSSSARTLPRSPNLTDQCLSGSESAKIAFKVNEQGRYICQICDKTFKTANILRTHLNTHSEEKNFQCKLCSNSFRTKGSLIRHNRRHTNERPYRCNLCGISFRESGALTRHLKSITPCTEKTRFSQCREILVNKDGVQKGLKEESSYPLLLKDEQLPVVDEVENTEETIHEVHVQEQAEAVQEPAGDSLISQAIMNSGIMLGADQGEQQVGSKSPKPLFQHQDPESRITEIQVTEECVELDCDEAPEPVENQSDSASAKGHRCFHCNRVFRTLSYLRTHVKGHLEFKPFKCSVCDKEFLTGYLLKKHMEVHLSERRFKCGECGKLYKTIGHVREHMRAHSDERPYHCNSCDKGYKTKNALQVHQRTHAQEKPYVCQYCSRGFREKGSLVRHIRHHTGEKPFTCYKCGRGFAEHGTLSRHLRAKGGCSGGMKESEQMMVVEEHPSDSDVAATIITEDPHAVLVEFSSVVADTQEYIIQAPAEVTGVGDAVAHNRAEVDTDIMKVVQQLVNQSNSGHQVIVQNVSMADSAALASDCGDTITIATPESLTEQVAMTLASAISDGAIMTAEGTMEVEDNTVTMVASQDIEVMEQSEEFVITSPEEVEIQTIVQE; encoded by the exons ATGAGCGCGGAGAGCGCGAATACGGCAGAGGCGGCGAGCGAGCCGGCGGTGCCCGCGGGTAGCATCATCGCCATCCACACCATGCTGGGGGACGAGG ATGATGACGATGTGCACAGATGTGGACGATGCCAGGCGGAGTTCACCTCCCTGGAGGCCTTCATCCAGCACAAGCTGCAGAACAGCTGTCAGCGGGCCCAGGAGCTGCTGACCCTGCCACTCTCCAGGGAGGACACTCAAGAG GTTGAGCTGTCTGAGGTGAACTCTGTTTCTGTGGATGGAATTGAGGAGACCAAATTTTCCTCAGAGAAAGCAGAATGTCTGCAGAAAACAG accaacagaaggagattGCAGTCTATCCTGAGAGGCGCAGGAGGAAGAGCAGTTCAGCGAGGACCTTGCCCCGTTCTCCAAACCTTACTGACCAGTGCCtcagcggttcagaaagtgcgaaAATTGCTTTCAAAGTCAATGAACAAGGGCGCTACATCTGCCAGATCTGCGATAAGACCTTTAAGACG GCCAACATACTAAGGACGCACTTGAACACCCACAGCGAAGAGAAGAACTTCCAGTGTAAATTGTGCAGCAACTCTTTCAGAACCAAGGGCTCGCTCATTCGCCACAACCGCCGGCACACCA ATGAGCGTCCATACAGGTGTAATCTGTGTGGGATTTCCTTCAGGGAGTCCGGTGCTTTGACAAGACATCTAAAATCTATCACTCCTTGCACGGAGAAGACACGTTTCAGCCAATGTAGAGAAATACTGGTGAACAAGGATGGTGTGCAGAAAG GGCTCAAGGAGGAGTCCTCTTATCCGCTCCTGCTGAAGGATGAGCAGCTCCCTGTTGTGGATGAGGTGGAAAACACTGAGGAGACCATTCACGAGGTCCATGTGCAG GAACAGGCTGAGGCGGTGCAGGAACCTGCAGGAGACAGCTTGATCAGCCAGGCTATAATGAACTCTGGCATTATGCTGGGTGCAGATCAGGGGGAGCAGCAGGTTGGCAGCAAGTCTCCCAAACCCCTGTTCCAACACCAAGACCCTGAGAGCAGGATCACAGAGATCCAAGTCACGGAGGAGTGTGTAGAGCTGGACTGCGATGAGGCGCCG gAACCCGTGGAGAACCAGAGTGACTCTGCTTCCGCAAAGGGGCACAGGTGTTTTCACTGTAATCGGGTCTTCAGGACTTTAAGCTACCTACGAACACATGTAAAGGGCCACCTTG aGTTCAAGCCCTtcaagtgcagtgtgtgtgacaaggAGTTCCTCACGGGCTACCTGCTGAAGAAGCACATGGAGGTTCATCTCAGCGAGCGGCGGTTCAAATGCGGAGAGTGCGGCAAGCTCTACAAGACCATCGGGCACGTCCGCGAACACATGAGAGCACACTCCGATGAGCGGCCCTACCATTGCAACTCCTGTGACAAGGGCTATAAGACCAAA AATGCTCTTCAGGTACACCAGCGCACTCACGCACAGGAGAAGCCATATGTGTGTCAGTACTGCTCGCGGGGATTCAGGGAAAAGGGCTCTTTAGTGCGCCACATACGCCACCATACCGGCGAGAAGCCCTTCACGTGCTACAAATGCGGCCGGGGATTTGCAGAGCACGGCACTCTAAGCCGACATCTTCGGGCCAAAG GTGGTTGCAGTGGGGGAATGAAAGAGTCAGAGCAGATGATGGTTGTGGAGGAGCACCCATCTGACAGCGATGTGGCTGCAACCATCATTACTGAAGACCCACATGCTGTACTGGTGGAGTTCTCTTCAGTAGTGGCAGATACACAAGAGTACATCATACAG GCTCCAGCTGAAGTGACAGGAGTGGGAGATGCAGTAGCCCACAACAGAGCTGAG GTGGATACCGACATCATGAAGGTTGTGCAGCAGCTAGTGAACCAATCAAACTCGGGGCACCAGGTCATTGTGCAGAACGTGTCCATGGCTGATAGCGCAGCTCTTGCTTCGGACTGTGGCGACACCATCACTATTGCTACGCCAGAGAGCTTGACAGAGCAGGTGGCTATGACGCTGGCTTCAGCCATCAGCGACGGTGCTATCATGACTGCCGAGGGAACCATGGAGGTAGAGGACAATACCGTAACCATGGTGGCATCCCAAGACATTGAAGTGATGGAGCAGTCAGAGGAATTTGTTATTACTTCACCAGAGGAGGTGGAGATACAGACTATTGTACAGGAGTGA
- the pgp gene encoding glycerol-3-phosphate phosphatase, translating into MAVSKCRRLSGGALRELLDSVESVLFDCDGVIWRGDQAIPGAADVVNRLKKHGKRVFFLTNNSTKTRGMYADKLRRLGFDAAEDDVFGTAFCSAAFLKSEAKLEGKVYLIGSAAMQQELRSVGIEQVGVGPDPVSGAQADWAGVPLDPEVRAVLVGFDEHFSYMKLNKALQYLRNPDCLFVGTNTDTRLPLEDGKAIPGTGCLLKAVETAAQRQAVVVGKPSKFMFECVAGRYGLDPAKTLMVGDRLDTDILLGSNCGLKTLLTLTGVSTVADAEAHQRSGCDVRLGMVPDYFVESVAELLPALQG; encoded by the exons ATGGCGGTGTCCAAGTGCCGCAGGCTGAGCGGCGGCGCGCTCCGCGAGCTGCTCGACTCCGTGGAAAGCGTCCTCTTCGACTGCGACGGGGTGATATGGCGCGGCGACCAGGCCATCCCCGGCGCCGCGGATGTGGTGAACCGGCTCAAGAAGCATGGCAAGCGGGTGTTCTTCCTCACCAACAACAGCACCAAGACGAGGGGCATGTACGCGGACAAGCTGCGGCGCCTGGGCTTCGACGCGGCCGAGGACGACGTGTTCGGCACGGCCTTCTGCTCCGCCGCCTTCCTCAAGTCCGAGGCGAAGCTGGAGGGCAAGGTGTACCTGATCGGCAGCGCGGCCATGCAGCAGGAGCTGCGCAGCGTGGGCATCGAGCAGGTGGGCGTGGGGCCCGACCCGGTGTCCGGCGCGCAGGCGGACTGGGCCGGCGTGCCGCTCGACCCCGAGGTCAGGGCTGTGCTCGTGGGCTTCGACGAGCACTTCAGCTACATGAAGCTGAACAAGGCGCTGCAGTACCTGAGGAACCCCGACTGCCTGTTCGTGGGCACCAACACCGACACTCGGCTGCCGTTGGAGGACGGCAAGGCCATCCCAG GGACCGGCTGCCTACTGAAGGCGGTTGAAACCGCAGCCCAGCGCCAGGCTGTCGTCGTGGGGAAGCCCAGCAAGTTCATGTTCGAGTGCGTGGCCGGACGGTACGGTCTGGACCCGGCTAAAACGCTCATGGTGGGCGACCGGCTGGACACGGACATTCTGCTGGGCTCCAACTGCGGCCTGAAGACCCTGCTCACCCTGACGGGGGTGTCCACGGTGGCGGACGCGGAGGCCCATCAGCGGAGCGGCTGCGACGTGCGCCTCGGCATGGTGCCCGACTACTTCGTGGAGAGCGTCGCCGAGCTCCTGCCGGCGCTGCAGGGGTAG
- the bricd5 gene encoding BRICHOS domain-containing protein 5 has product MLRCWNGSAGGLQDSRCSVRRCFYPSLDPTRSETAESLHKHECCHTFSPVQDGGSASSPHCSHRAFWGGLAAVLLVAVLVLSVTGQIRFRAAHQQFDLQVIRITAPDRAGNVIDQSATVDQRNDVVTYSVTSHTNHTSTVLFDIKHGVICYKPDGQNTCFLRKMEQDDYDNMHSLLNESQRKVSHFRLVGNETLRHTELLEVLGGHHVDASTLREPLQSLCLHSSIYWVRKADGPAKQRLIYFCIDICFPSNVCVSVCFYYLPE; this is encoded by the exons ATGCTGAGGTGCTGGAACGGTTCGGCCGGCGGCCTGCAGGACTCTCGGTGCTCGGTGAGACGCTGTTTTTACCCCTCACTTGACCCAACGCGCAGTGAAACGGCTGAATCTTTGC ACAAACATGAATGCTGTCACACCTTCTCCCCTGTCCAGGATGGGGGCTCAGCGTCGTCCCCCCATTGTTCTCACCGGGCATTCTGGGGTGGTCTCGCTGCAGTCCTGCTTGTGGCTGTCCTAGTGCTCAGTGTCACCGGGCAGATAAGGTTTAGAGCTGCTCACCAGCAG TTTGATTTACAGGTGATCAGGATAACGGCCCCTGATAGGGCTGGAAATGTGATCGATCAGTCAGCGACGGTGGACCAGCGTAATGAcgtggtgacttacagcgtGACCTCTCACACCAACCACACCTCCACCGTGCTGTTCGACATTAAACAC GGAGTGATATGTTACAAACCTGATGGACAGAACACCTGCTTTCTGCGCAAAATGGAGCAGGACGACTATGACAACATGCACAGCCTTCTCAACGAGTCACAGCGGAAG GTCAGTCACTTTCGGTTGGTGGGGAATGAGACCCTGAGACACACCGAGCTGCTAGAGGTCCTGGGTGGTCATCATGTAGACGCCTCCACTCTCCGCGAACCCCTGCAGTCCCTCTGCCTTCACAGCTCCATCTACTGGGTTCGCAAAGCTGACG GTCCAGCAAAACAAAGATTAATTTACTTCTGCATAGATATCTGCTTCcccagcaatgtgtgtgtgtctgtgtgcttctACTACCTGCCTGAGTGA